The following nucleotide sequence is from Chaetodon auriga isolate fChaAug3 chromosome 19, fChaAug3.hap1, whole genome shotgun sequence.
caagctcacacacagacatgcaaaagaaaacagGGGGGTCTTTGAGTGAAGTCATTGTCAGGACAGACTGAGCCTGATCATCTTTCTCACCTCTACCTGTGTTTCTCGACTGTTTGATTGtagaaataaagacataaatgcATGCCTCCCAGTATTATCTCACCTGGTGTTGTCACAACAGCTGCGATTGGGAATCCATTACCAATGCCCTTTGCCATTGTAACCATATCAGGAATGACGTCATAGCCCTGGAAACCCCAGAAGTGGCTTCCTGCTCGGCCAAATGCAGTCTGGACCTGTCAGGTGCAAAATACATGAATTTATTTACAGTTTTCAAAGTTCATGATATATGATGCTATCATTGGTACCCATCCACCAAGCATTGGTTGAATGAAGTCTTTCATAATGAGTTAACAAAGCAATTGAGTGAGTCTTAGTTTGGTGGAAGAGAGAAAGGTCTAAAGGAGAGAACTAGTCTTCTGTTTAATAACCAAAATAGGCGTAAGAATATTTTGCTGTCTTGACTAAAAAAAAGCTATGAAACGTTGCAAACTCACCACTGGTGGGTGGGGCGGGGGTCGGGGGAGGAGACACACACCTGTGTAAATATATCGGCAATCGCTGGTTGTTGGGCTAACAGTGGCTGGTTGGAAAACATATTGCTGAAGCcttgtatgtatttattatatgtatatataaaaaacatgTCTATTATATTGTTTAGATCCTAGTTTAAATATCTgaatatgtgttttgtgtgtatagCATGGAGGGGGCTACAGGTGCATCTCCTTGTACAGTGTTTAACTTGAAACaccttgaaccttgaaccttgaatTTTGAACCTACTCTGAACATATCCTACTGAAAGCAAACAGGCTCTGCCAAGTTGACTTTCATTGACTTTCACCTTCAGAGCCTGTAATGGAATCATTGAGGTCAATTGCCTGACCGTATCCATGTTAGGTGGCGTTTCTAACCTCATCAGCGATGCAgatccctcccctctctctcacaagtTTGTAAGCGTCCTTAAAGTAGTTTTTAGGGTACTGCACAGCTCCTCCCATTCCCTGTAGAAAACAGCACATTCACAGTCCCACATTAATTAACACAAGCACTCATATTGAACATGGATGACTTGACAACGAAGGACTCAACAAAGTTCTGACTTTGATTTTGGTTCAAATTACTCAATTCATGTTCTCCTTTAAAGGTGTCACATCCATGACGTGACAAATACTCCACAGCAGAATACTGTACCTGAATCGGTTCTGCAATGAAACCAGCGATTCGACTTGGGACACTCGTAGCAAATGTCTCTTTCAGCTGTCCAATGTACTGTTCGTTTGCCATGCAATGACCTGCGGGATCAAAGACTATTATTTCGGAGACAGTAATGATACTTATATTAGTATGTATAAAtgcaatatttatatttttgtaaatattttgcAATCCCAAATAGAGGTAATACTAAGATCATTACCATTACATACATTTTGTTCTAATAGCCCACCACTACTACAGTCTAATTTGACTAAACCTGGTGTACCTTACAGTATATTAGACTATTGTTTACCGATATTATATCATAacataacatttttttaaaatataaaaagtaaTGCGGACATGCTAACAATACTGACCATTTCCAGGCGGACTCAAGCTGAGGTGCAGGCATACGATACAGCTAATATTCCTGAAACTAATAATgttaaaagaggaaaacaatcaAAAGAAGGCTTTAAAGGGGAATTGTTTAGTCTGATTTTCAGGATTAAAACTACTGGCCTGTCGTACTCTCGTGACTTTCAGGGAAAAGTTTGAAAGAGGGAACGtattttgtcaaaatgtaaCTCTAAATTAATTTGGCAAATTAACTGCTGCCAGGTAATTTAACTAAACTACAGGGCCCATTAAATTGTTGTTGGAATATTGCACAAGGGATCCTACAGCTCAGTCCCACAGACAATGGTAGTCAGTTTGCCTATTTATGAGACCAGTATGAGAGATAACCTGAGTGTGTCGagtcatgcatgcatgtgtttgtgtaccttGGGCACAGCTACATTCTCTGATGGTCTGCACGGGAGAGTCCCTGCAGTGGCTTCCTCCCCACGGGCCTCTGAACACATCAGGACACATGGTCTGTTTATTGGGTAGAAACCAAGTCAGCTGGATCAAACTGACAGCAACAGTCACTTTAAGTAATGCAGCACAAagaaatcaattttttttttagcacaacACAGCTTCATGCATCTGTTCAGCAGCATGGGTGGAGCTGGAGTgcaataaaatctaaaaagtcTGTTTAGCACACATATAAACCACTCTAACAATTAATCTTTAAACTGGACTGACTGCAGTTCCTCAAGGGTTCCTCAAGGGTCCATTCTTGGACCTCTTTTATTCAACATCTACATGCTCCCCCTTGCTTATTTTATAGATTATTACAACATCTCCCAccatttttatgcagatgacacacaactgtacataaCAGTATCACCACATGACTACAGTTCCTCACATTTGCTGAATAAGTGCATTAGACAGTCATCCAGTAACGTAACTGTGGAGTTTTTGTTTAGCTTTTTTGCCCATAACAAGAAAGATTAAAAGTCAATTCTTCAATGttcctgtaaagcactttgaatcgCCTTGTGTCTGAatggtgctatataaatacactTGCCTTTCCTTATGTTGTGTGTTGCTAtacattaataaatacatacactTGTGCAGCCTGAACTGGTGGCGACGGGGTATTTATATGCTGAGTTGGAGGTAAGACCCATGGTCTGTTGGCTGCCACCGTGGTACGACCCTCTGGAGGATTGAACGAAAAGAATCAGACACATTTAAAGCAAACGTTGCTGAAAGcatttcttatttttcatgGAACAGTGAAGCACATAAGGATTTGACTTGGACCTGAgagtgatgatgtcatagttGCCCGTGTAAAGTCGAGCCAGCAACATGGCCAGGTCATTGGCTTCTGAGCCGCTGTTGGTCAGATATATCACCTGGACAGGGAAACACAGAGCCGCAGACATTTTATTTCCCCTTCATGTGTATCCTGGCTCCTGTCCTCACCTGATCAAATCCACCACGGTACCTTAAGAGGATCCGGTAAGGTGGAGGCCAGTTTCTCACAATACTCGTGGAGAGTAGGATGGACGTAGATGTTAGTAGTATGCCACAGTCTCCTAATTtgcttctctgcagctgctgtcaccTTCCTGTGGCCACAGATTTCATTCATGGTGTATCAGAATAAAACAGGCCATCACTGTgtgatattaaaaagaaaaaaggaccTTACGGGTGGCAGTGGCCCACACTGACAGTTGCCACACCAGCAAACAGATCCAGATATCGCTTCCCGTCCACATCCCATAGCCATTGCATGTATCCCTGGTTGATGAACACTGGTTTCTTATAGAAGGTAATCTTCGAGGTCACAGGGTTGCAATTCTGCCTGCGGATCTCCATCATCCGCTCTTTGGACATACCCTGGACAGACATAAATACACAGCAGAATTAATGACTGACACACAATATTAAAACGCAAAGTAAGGAGTTGTACTTTTGCACGAGTAAAGATTTTCAGTACACTACCCACCACTGGTAATACCACCCTCTGCAGTTGGTGATAATTCTGTGCCTCTCCCTCTATcgtttaaatgtgtttgtgatggtaaaaaatgtcataaaacattGCCCTACAGTAACACTAGTGGCCAAAagctccacagggtaccttaCCATCAACATATTGAAGTGTGTGTACTCTACTATTGctgatcatttcattttctctccttaaATTTAGGATAATGTTACGTATAGAACCTGCCAGGTGAAGTTGAATATTTTGGCGCACCACCTTTGCATGACATAATAACAAATCAGATATTTTACCAAAGCCATTACATCCAGGTCTGAATCATTACATAAAACAGAGTCCAGCAGTGCAAGATTGACATGTGATGCCACATCACTCTGACCTTGTACTCCTCTGGTTTGCAATTGCATTGGGGCATCTGCGGGAGGTCTGCAGGACGGTATTTGAAGGCGGATTTCTGACATACTGCACCTGTGGAATGGTTTCATGGAAATTCAGAAAGATAGGTTAAGTGGGTGCCACTCCTGAAAACCCGTGCacaaagaggagtgaaagaaacCATCCACGTCAAACTGAAACGAGCGTCAGTCAACAGAGCAGGTGGTCTAAgacaccacttatcagccacttagaacctcaagcaagtccagtttaAGTAGATTTTATTCAGTTATTAAAGAACTCCATGAGACGATCAAAGCCTTactctgacatttctgtgaCAGTTGGGGCTTTTTCTGTGATCATCTGTTCTAACATTTTCACTGAGGTCTTAAAACTTTTAAAATTCCCCCTGTTTATTGACATTTACCAGTAAATTACTAAATTCAATTGTAGATGTGGGCAGCACTTCAGAGATCTGGCACCAGACTATCTATAATCTAGAGAAAAATCAAATCTGATGTAAAATTCATTTCATCATGACTCTACCATCTTTTGATTTCATGTCATTCTGAATTATCTGGTCAATATTTAATCTAATTGTAACCTGGTTGATGGTTTAACTGCATTAACTTCGCACTGcgcaacacagaaaacagcatacttcttgtttttctcgCTCTGCTGATGGCTGGAGAATGTCAGTCAGAACTGGTCACTGAcggacagtttttttttaaattattgttAATGATGACATTTAGTttgagcacagaaaaacacacattatacacaagCTTAAATACTAAAATACAGATCGCACACAGGTTTAAATAACATGTTCTTAACTCTCACTATGCACCCTTCATTTAACCACTCAAGTGTCAAATTAGATAGTATGACAGTGAAGTATTTTACTGCCATGTGTGCAGAATTACATCTCTGCAGCGTTTTCTGCTGTCATTTAACTTGATGCACAGTTGCCTTTATTTTTATGTCACAATATCAAGACTTGTTTGTGTAATGTACCTGAAACAGTCTGTTTTTGAATAGCAGTGAATATATTAGCGAGTGTAGTGCACTTTATTATTAAATAACAAGAATATTAATTTTTATACAGCacttacagaaaaaaaaaacagaataaaaaaattaaatatagtAAAACACAAGAGGATAAAATTAAAGAATATCTACTGCAGCCTCTAATAACACAGTTAGCTAATGTTTATCCCTGAGTTTTACACAGACAGATTGTCTTGGCCTTCAATTATATCAGCCATTTAATTTATTAGCCGGCAGGTTGATAAGCTTTAGCTGAAAAAATGACCTGAATCTCTACATTGCTATACCGACtgtgtcagcatcagcaacagacCATGATCAACAAAttctgtgcttttgttcatCTAGATGTCGACTCACCACTTCCCAGGTGAAATTTGGCCCAACCAGGTGAACAGCAGAACGGTCCCGTGAGACCTGCATAGCGGCCACTTAGACAGGAGCCAACTTTATACATGTTGGGCAGGTGCAGTACAGACGCCTCTCAGCTGCTCTCTCCacctcagcttttctttttctacaaAGTCACAAGGATGGGTGGACAGTGCTCAGCCAATGGTACCCTGATCCCACCAAACTACAATGATTTCTCTGCAACGTCACAAGGATGAATATGTAACTAGTGGCTCCAGGCCACTATGTCCGCTTCGAGGGGGAGTTTTGTTTAGGAATAAGGCAAGATATGTCGGGTGGTTCTGGTTCTTTCCTGTTGGAGGCCTGACCTCATTCTGAGGTGAGTGGGAGTGAGATTCAAGGTTCAAGACTCAAGTTTTTGTTTGTCGCTACATAATGCAGGATTGCACAACGGAAAGCAGTTGTAGCCCCCGCCAAGTGACACACGCAGGAAATATGAACAGATATTCAATCTTTTAATTAGAAACTAAATAGGCAATAACATAGAACAAACTACATGAAAGTAGCACTAAAGGAAGAAATAGACTTGGATCCTCTTCTGGGCACCTCACTGGTCAATTGATTGACATTGATTGGGAAGCTAATCAGCTGATGAAGTCTCACCTGCATGGGGCCATGTGCTCACTCTGTCTCCCCCTTCCTATGGCTCACATCCACCCTGGTTTACTTTCTTTAGGTTTTGCACCTTCAACACCTCCAcaacacatgtacatacactGCTTTCATTGCTTCATTTTTGTTAGCTATAATTTTAATAAACTATTCTTGTTTTAAGTGAATCTCCTGCTCTCTAATGGCACACTCCCTGAGCCAGTTTGTGACCACAGGAAAACTAAATTAAATGTACAGTTGGAATATGAGTGTTTCAAATTGTAGTGCTAATATAAAGCTTTGTTATAGTGGGAATGAGGGTAATGCAAAGGTAGTGGTGTGGTAATGTGCAAAACCAGCATAACAGAAAGTTAAAGTCGTTCTTTATAGTGTATGAAATGCAATGGATGAGATAGAGCGGAGGAGtttcacagcctgaggaaaggaGTTGCTCTGTAGTCTCGTAATAATGCTGTGGATACTTCTGTATCGCTTGGCAGacggcagcagggtgaacagacTCTGGACAGGCACCTCACCAATATCCCTGATGGACAGTGAAGGAGTACCCGTGACGTTCTGGGCAGGTTTAATCAGCCACTGAAAACCCCCTTCTGTGCACATCTCATGCTAGTTTGTAATCTTTGCTGTCCGGATGTTTTCTACTCCTCCTCTGAAAAAGTTATCAAATAACTCGACACAGGTGTGTGCGTCTTCACCTCCTTTATTCTAAAATCAACAAACAGCTCATTGGTTGCTCTCTGTGCACCACTCCGTAAGACCGCCAACTCCCTCGCAATATGAGGTCTCGTCATCGTTTGAAATCCTGCCGGTGTTGGAGCAAAGTTCTCTTCACATCACAGGCTGCAGGTGTGGGTATACAGCGTGAACAGGAGGGGGCTCCGGTGTTCAACGCTTGAGCGGAGCAGATGCGACTGCCAGTCTGAGCTCTCTGAGGTCTATTTGTGAGGAAGTCCAATATCCAGTTGCAGAGTGTAGTACTCCCTATCCGTTTCCTGGCGGTGTTGTGTTAAGCTGAAATCAACAAGCAGCGTTCTCAGCTGACTCAGTTGAGATTCTGCCAGATGATGGAGGCCATGACAAACTGCTGAATTCCACCTCGTCAAGAGCAAAGTGCACAATTTTTTGAACCTCGAGCCCAATGAGGGTTGCCTCTGTAAGAGGTGTAAGCCTCATTAGCAGAGGTGGAATATAACTCAGTACATTCAATCAAGTAACGTACTTAAGCACAAATTCTagatacttgtacttcactttACCATTTTCATTGTGTAccactttgtacttctactccactacatctgaagagacaaatactgtactttttcctccacttcatttgtctgacagcatAATGTttcatctcccctcctctccagtGAAATTTGGTGAATTTCAATGTGACtctttctgataaactgaaggattaggtgttcctttatgggttgagaaaattctcctacTTCTTAAGCTGCATAAACTATTTGAaaccctcttggattagctggaaaatgcttcaaagctgaaaacaggcctgttttcctgagctcatgaaaagagagatacgtggttctcacaggacagcgacacaacaaacatatgatgatcttatagaaaaTGATGCTTTACTGTAGATTAAATGAGCCAGCAGTacataaagtagttaaaatgagctcaaccttaaacatctacagcagtatACATACAGATTAATGTAACAGCAGTATTAATTCAAAAGCGTtgtgtatacagtataatagtaaaacactggCAGGGAGCATTTTACTGCAAAATGAGTTTACTTTTGCCACTTATAAGTATAAGGGAAGTATatttttaagtatattttgctaatatttacatacttttactaAGCAAGGTCTTGACTGCAAGTTTtttcagtgtggtattagtacttttactaaATGATCTGAATACATCATCTACTAGTGCTCAAAGTGAAAGGAGACTCATGTTCCTATTACATTTCAAATCACTAAGGTGCTGGTAGAGTGACAAATCCAATAATATAGTAAATACAAATACAAGTACTGTTGCCTGTGGATGActgcaaagatgaaaaaaatagcCCAATAACCAGATTTGGACCTAGAGGCACAACTCAGAGACCAAGCtggtaaaatgaaatgtcagcttTACTTGTAGACAACAGAAAAAGATCATTACAAGGTAGGGCTGGAAGAGAAGGCAAAATTATCCAGCATGAAGCAGGACAAGTGGCAGAGATCCAAAAGACTGGACTGCTAAGAAGCACATGAGGGTGGGAATGGGCAAATATATGCACTGCAAGGCTAATAATGAGGTGggaacaggtgtgcaggtgggcgagaggaggacaggtgatGTGAATGGCAGGAACACAGGGGTTACTGCAGGGCAGGAGGGGGCTGGAAGAGAGCAGGTGTGAAATGTGGCACAGCAATCTGGTGTTCAACCTCAGACTTGGCCAGTTATTATAGCCAGGTAGAAATGACTGAGACAGATAATGCAACACCAGAATTTCCCACCTAATTTGGTATATTTGAGGTCAGTTATAAACCCTTTGGATTACGCACTGCACTTAGAACATTTCAGTGTCTCGTGCAGCGTTTGTTTGGGCAGTCAGCACTCTTGTACTTGGATAATGTGATCCTGTTCGGTGCAGCAGCATCTGGAGCGGCTCTATGAACTacagctctgtgaagctttGACTGGCAACTGGAAGCTATTGAAAAGCTGAATATCGGTTAGGTCATCCCGCACAGTGTTGACAGTCAAGAACCCATTATGCCATTTGGACACAGCAAAGATAGGCGCTATAGAAGGATCTGCTTTAGATCCAGAAGCAAGAGAAAGGGATAATCTTAGTGGAAGATTAAAGGATGACAGGATTAAAAAGATAATTAAAAACCACAAATAGGTAGATCCTATAAATACCTGCAGGTGGCACTGTGACCAATGTATGAGAGCACAAATGGTGCTCACAGATTCATTATCATTACATTCACGCCTATAATCAGCAGCATGTGGCATTTggcatttttaacattttaaaagatgTATAAAAAAATGCAATCCTCTGCTGAGTGGGGTTCCAGGTTCGGGGCTTGGCATTGAGAAATCCAGCTGACCGTTATCTGACTTTCATCTTCTTTCCATGTAGTTGTGGACAGACTTGCCAAAAACTGCCAGGAAGAAATCTGCATCTTCTTTCGTGATGCACAGGGGGGGTTTGATGCGGAAGGTCTGAAGTGGCGAGAAAAACAAGATGACGAGACGGGAAATTGTGAACAGCAATTTAGAAATAGTCCATATATCATCATGAAAATTGGGCTGTAATTGCAAGATGCGCTCAACGGCAACGCTGTGGTGGAGGAGCTTTATTTACAATGATTTCCACCTTCTTAACACTTCCTCTAATTCAGTCAACAAGATGGGGAGTGAATTATTGTAGCTGTGCATTTGAACTCTGTGGTGTTTGGACTGTTGAAACAAATTCCccatattcagtgtttttcttctagTATAATAATCACTGTGCAGCATAACAGATGCAGTATTAAAATTTCTAAAAGCCACTAAAAGCAACCTGCTTTTGTGCCATAATTTTCCTTTTAGAATGAGCGGAGCTAGAGGCAAAATGGCCTTGCTGAAATACTACAACAGCTGAACCAGAGAATCACAAAACTGTGGCAAAATTATCCAGATTGAAATCGGTCAAGCCACTacaaaaacagcatcagtcTTTGTTGATGCAGGATGGAGAAGCTCTAATTAAAATGCTatgcaaacatgtttgtttgagtgctgtaccacatgacatttttttccatttgaggCTTCTGTGAGCTTTTTGAACAAAGCCTCAAATGTCTGTTGTCACATTTTATGATATCATCACCCCCAAAAAGTAAATCCTTGAACAAAATTCTCAATTTGAGCGAAGTAAATCATGGGATTAAATGAGTTAGACTTTTGTTATTAAATCATCTTCCTTTAGTGAATTTTACTCGTCAGtttcatcaacataaacacatacagtataacgTAGCTCAGACACGgcgcccctctctgtctccagagCTCTAACTGATTTGCTACACGTCACAAGTGATAGCCCATCAACACTGAAGGCTACTGTAAACAGACAGGAAAGCCTTTGCAGACTGGAGCTACTCTGGTGAGCGAGCAAA
It contains:
- the LOC143337837 gene encoding alanine--glyoxylate aminotransferase 2, mitochondrial-like, whose translation is MYKVGSCLSGRYAGLTGPFCCSPGWAKFHLGSGAVCQKSAFKYRPADLPQMPQCNCKPEEYKGMSKERMMEIRRQNCNPVTSKITFYKKPVFINQGYMQWLWDVDGKRYLDLFAGVATVSVGHCHPKVTAAAEKQIRRLWHTTNIYVHPTLHEYCEKLASTLPDPLKVIYLTNSGSEANDLAMLLARLYTGNYDIITLRGSYHGGSQQTMGLTSNSAYKYPVATSSGCTSTMCPDVFRGPWGGSHCRDSPVQTIRECSCAQGHCMANEQYIGQLKETFATSVPSRIAGFIAEPIQGMGGAVQYPKNYFKDAYKLVRERGGICIADEVQTAFGRAGSHFWGFQGYDVIPDMVTMAKGIGNGFPIAAVVTTPEIAASFGKAFHFNTFAGSPLACAIASSVLDTVKEEGLQQNSLNVGTYMMTELAKLRDKYEIIGDVRGKGLQIGVEMVKDKVSKDPLAPEAMSEIFEDVKDMGVLIGKGGVYGQTFRIQPPLCITKEDVDFFLPIFEKAIQNYMDRK